From Bacillus thermozeamaize, one genomic window encodes:
- a CDS encoding octanoyltransferase, whose amino-acid sequence MEQWRFLNTGKSSPEVNMAIDEAILIAHSQGLVPPTVRFYGWDPPTLSIGYFQRVDRDVDIAKLRQRGLGFVRRATGGRAVLHDRELTYSVVVAEDHPLMPGSVLEAYRVISKGLVEGFRRLGLCADMVSLAGDEERQKFGSPGSAACFDSPSWYELVVEGRKVAGSAQLRQKGVILQHGSILQELDADRLFEVLRFPTEELRRRMRESFEERAVPIHQLREPVTWEEMVQAFYDGFAAGLGVRLVEGELTPEEKRLAAELARRYASEEWNFRR is encoded by the coding sequence ATGGAACAGTGGAGATTTCTGAATACTGGGAAATCTTCTCCGGAAGTGAACATGGCGATTGACGAAGCCATTCTCATCGCTCACAGCCAGGGACTGGTGCCGCCGACCGTTCGCTTTTACGGCTGGGACCCCCCGACGCTTTCGATTGGCTATTTCCAGCGCGTGGACAGGGATGTGGACATCGCAAAGCTGCGCCAGCGGGGTTTGGGCTTTGTCCGGCGGGCGACCGGCGGCCGGGCGGTGTTGCACGATCGGGAGTTGACCTACAGTGTCGTGGTTGCCGAAGATCATCCGCTGATGCCTGGTTCTGTCCTCGAGGCGTATCGGGTGATCAGCAAAGGACTGGTGGAAGGGTTTAGGCGATTGGGCCTTTGCGCCGACATGGTCTCCCTCGCTGGGGATGAGGAGCGGCAAAAGTTCGGCTCGCCGGGTTCCGCCGCATGCTTCGATTCGCCATCCTGGTACGAACTGGTGGTGGAGGGGCGCAAGGTTGCCGGCAGCGCGCAGCTGCGGCAAAAAGGCGTGATCCTGCAGCACGGCTCGATTCTCCAGGAGCTGGATGCGGACCGGCTGTTTGAGGTGTTGCGCTTCCCGACAGAAGAGTTGCGCCGGCGGATGCGGGAGAGCTTTGAGGAAAGGGCGGTGCCGATTCATCAGCTGAGGGAACCGGTTACCTGGGAGGAAATGGTGCAGGCTTTTTATGACGGGTTTGCCGCCGGGCTGGGGGTCCGGTTGGTGGAGGGGGAGTTGACGCCGGAAGAGAAACGCCTGGCCGCAGAACTGGCCAGACGGTATGCGAGTGAGGAATGGAATTTTCGCAGATAA
- a CDS encoding D-amino-acid transaminase — translation MYILYNDTIMPRHLFRVDLEDRGYQFGDGIYEVIRFYDRVPFELEAHLRRLAASAEAIRIPLPVSLERLGENIGKLIGESSIQSGIIYIQLTRGVAPRGHLFPAAAQPVLTGYLTPVERPVAHLEQGIAAITTEDIRWLRVDIKTINLLPNILAKQQAHEAGAHEAIFVRNGTVTEGSSSNLFGIRDGVCYTHPANHLILNGITRQVVLRLLNSVGLKLREEAIPHTELYRMDEVFITSTVQEVCPVIRIDGQPVGEGKPGAFTRALQSAFEQAIGTSQSAATP, via the coding sequence CACCATCATGCCGCGCCATTTGTTTCGCGTCGATCTTGAAGACAGAGGTTATCAGTTTGGGGACGGCATCTACGAAGTGATTCGTTTTTATGACCGGGTGCCTTTTGAATTGGAAGCGCACTTGAGGCGGCTGGCAGCCAGTGCCGAGGCAATTCGCATCCCGCTGCCCGTCTCCCTGGAGCGGCTGGGCGAAAACATCGGCAAGCTGATCGGAGAAAGCAGTATTCAAAGCGGGATCATCTACATCCAGCTCACTCGCGGCGTCGCCCCCCGCGGACATCTGTTTCCCGCAGCGGCGCAACCGGTTCTCACCGGCTACCTGACCCCGGTTGAGCGGCCCGTCGCCCATCTGGAACAAGGGATCGCGGCTATCACGACGGAAGACATCCGCTGGCTGCGGGTGGACATCAAGACCATCAACCTGCTTCCCAACATCCTCGCCAAACAACAGGCGCACGAAGCAGGCGCCCACGAGGCCATCTTCGTGCGCAACGGCACCGTGACTGAGGGCAGCAGCTCCAACCTGTTCGGCATCCGGGACGGCGTGTGTTACACCCACCCGGCCAACCATCTCATCCTGAACGGCATCACCCGGCAGGTAGTTCTGCGCTTGTTGAATTCGGTCGGCTTGAAACTCCGGGAAGAAGCCATCCCCCACACGGAGCTGTACCGGATGGATGAGGTGTTTATCACCAGTACGGTGCAGGAAGTGTGTCCCGTCATCCGCATCGACGGACAGCCGGTTGGCGAAGGAAAGCCAGGCGCCTTCACGCGGGCCTTGCAGTCGGCCTTTGAACAGGCTATCGGCACAAGCCAATCGGCTGCCACCCCATAA